In the Desulfobotulus mexicanus genome, TTTGCTGAGGGGTTGGGGCATGACAAAGTTCAGTTGAAAGGACAGGATCAGTTCTTTTTCTCTGGTCATCTTTTTTCCTTTTTCAGATTATATGAGCCGATACATGGCATGCATTCTAGCACTTTTTTGCCGAAACTCCTCCCTCAGATTATCAGGCTTTCTTACCTCCACAAACTCACCAAAACCCAAAAGCCACCAGCGAAGCTGTGCCGTATCCAGCACAGTGGCTTTTATGCATACCCGGTGTTCATCATATTCTGTGATGATCTGATCCGATGAGAGGGGGCTTTCATAAAGGTGAGCTGCCACGGGGTTATCCAGCAGAATTTCAAGCTCTATGGGTTCTTCGCCCTTGAGATAGCTGAATGCTCCGCTGTCAATGTAGGTCTGCAGTTCAAAATCATCAGGAACAAGGCCTGCTTCTTCCATTTTTTCCGTTGAGACAAAGCGGTGCAGGGCGAGCTGGCGGATGTCCTTCATCTGATTATAATCCCGCATGGTGCAGACCAGATAAATGATGCGGTCCAGCAGTACAATGCCCAAGGGATTGATGGTGTAGCTCACAGCATTACTCTGGCCCCTGCGCCTGTAAGAGGCAGAAAATTTTCTTCCTTCCATGAGGCATTCGTACACAGTATCCAGAACGGAGCTTTTGATGGCAGGCGGTGTCAGGGGCTGGGATCGGCTCAGGATTTTCACCTTGTCCGGCCAGGATTTCAGTTGATCTGCATGGATACTTTCCAGAACCTTGGATGCATGGCGGAAATGGGGTTTTAAGGCTTTAAGGGATGCGGGCGGCATGGCAGACAGAAGAAATTCTTCCATCATGCGGAAGGAAAAGGCCGTCAGCGGGTCCATCTGCGGGATGTCAAAAAGTTCAGCTTCCGCAGACCATGACCAGCCGTAGGGTTTTTCCCTGTCATCGCATACCAGAGGAAAAATGGTGGAAAGATGTTCCAGATCCCGCTGTATGGTTCGCCTGTGAATATGGATGTCATTTTCTTTCAGGCGGTATTCAATGGTGGCGGTGTCTATTTTTTTCGGATGCCAGGGAATCATGCGAAGCATCAGGCATTGGCGCATTGTGCTGCTCATGGGTATATCTGCCTTTTTTAAAATGATGAATCTGTATCAGCGTTCTTTATGGGTTTTTTGACTTTTGCCGACTTTTAAAATCTTTAGCAAGAGTCAATGGACAAGGTGTTTTTTACAGTTTTCTTCCCTTACCCCGGCACTCAGGCCAACAGGCTTCAGCGTATGGAACAAATCCGGTTTGTAACCTGTGCAGGGCAAGGCCCTTGCCTACCGGGTGGCGGAATAGGGTGTTGTAGGGGCAGACACAGGGGCCTGCCCCTACAACACCCTATTCCGGCAAAGGCGGTGCTTCTCCAACCTTTTCTGCTGCAAGCCTTCCCGCATCCCTTACCTCTGTATCGGGCAGCAGCAGATTACATAGTTTATCCGCATACAGGCCCTTGACTGCCATGTTGGGGATTTTCAGCCTTGTTTTCAGATCCGGCGTTTCTTCGGCAATTGTTAAAATCCCGAAATAATAAAGGAATGATGTTAAAAACTGCCTGTCCTGTGAGCTGTCAAAAAGAATATCCTCTATCCCAAAGGATAGCTCTATACTTTCAATGACAGCACTGTCTTCCTTTTCCATGAG is a window encoding:
- a CDS encoding helix-turn-helix transcriptional regulator, translated to MSSTMRQCLMLRMIPWHPKKIDTATIEYRLKENDIHIHRRTIQRDLEHLSTIFPLVCDDREKPYGWSWSAEAELFDIPQMDPLTAFSFRMMEEFLLSAMPPASLKALKPHFRHASKVLESIHADQLKSWPDKVKILSRSQPLTPPAIKSSVLDTVYECLMEGRKFSASYRRRGQSNAVSYTINPLGIVLLDRIIYLVCTMRDYNQMKDIRQLALHRFVSTEKMEEAGLVPDDFELQTYIDSGAFSYLKGEEPIELEILLDNPVAAHLYESPLSSDQIITEYDEHRVCIKATVLDTAQLRWWLLGFGEFVEVRKPDNLREEFRQKSARMHAMYRLI